In Candidatus Defluviibacterium haderslevense, the following are encoded in one genomic region:
- a CDS encoding caspase family protein, which produces MGIKQLFLFVLSIGIVSKLDAQAKGASPILSSKSSTLNSSTYAVVIGISDYQNPSIPDLRYADKDAEVFANYLRSNAGGRLDEDHLKVLINQQATMAQFANALDWLWEVCKEGDQAIIYFSGHGDVEKKSLTQPGFLLCWDSPAHVYMAGGAFALPMLQEVISTLSIQNKAKVVVITDACHSGVLAGSSVGGAHATASNLAKQYANEVKIMSCQPNEYSIEGEQWGGGRGAFSFHLVEGLYGFADSNNDQLVTLQEMGRYLEDHVTNEVVPISQVPMIIGNRTERLATVDSELLSSIKSGKGNQYQLFSSIDSKGIEEEVLKGLDSSILVMYQHFKSALKNKTLLEPKNDCADFYYEQLIKVAELDRLHSTMRRNYAAVLQDESQQVMNNWIGMDIKQMSLSVKSRVNKYGVYPRYLERAMELLGSNHYMYKSLQSRKYFFEGYLSNLSNRNANKVEGQKAMALFDLSLQWQSDLPHVYWQKSLIYGYCYLQLDSAIFYARKAMELQRSWLLPCYTTAVLFSRIPKSIDNAVPFLEEAVSIDSNSVMVWQAYGDYWNLKNELVKAEQCYKKAILADSIQSVPYLNISSLYQKLNRYDDAELMINKALTLDSTQPEVYGNYGLLLKKMKRFAEAEIILKKSLKLDPLQSNVWGTLGLVYAILNQYEDAEMAFDKAIKNDSRNLNAQINMVCLLSIQKKKDKAFEYLYEAFKNGFKDYNGLQEDPDLAYLRSLPEWEALIAKYFPEKMK; this is translated from the coding sequence CCATACTATCTTCAAAATCATCCACTCTAAATTCATCTACATATGCCGTAGTTATTGGCATTTCGGATTATCAAAACCCCTCCATACCCGATTTGCGATATGCAGATAAGGATGCCGAAGTATTTGCGAACTACCTAAGATCAAATGCCGGAGGGAGGCTTGATGAAGACCACCTAAAAGTGTTGATTAATCAACAGGCAACAATGGCTCAATTTGCCAATGCCTTAGACTGGTTATGGGAAGTTTGTAAGGAAGGTGATCAGGCCATAATCTATTTCTCAGGTCATGGGGATGTGGAGAAAAAAAGTTTGACCCAGCCCGGGTTTCTCTTATGTTGGGATTCTCCGGCACATGTATATATGGCAGGAGGGGCATTTGCCTTACCCATGCTTCAAGAAGTTATTTCTACGCTATCTATACAGAACAAAGCTAAAGTGGTTGTTATTACGGATGCGTGTCATTCGGGAGTTTTAGCAGGCAGTTCAGTTGGAGGTGCTCATGCTACAGCCTCTAATCTTGCTAAGCAATATGCCAATGAAGTAAAAATTATGTCTTGTCAACCTAATGAATACAGCATTGAAGGAGAACAATGGGGTGGTGGCCGTGGCGCATTTTCTTTTCATTTGGTTGAAGGATTATATGGTTTCGCAGATAGCAATAATGATCAATTAGTTACGCTTCAGGAAATGGGGCGATACTTAGAAGACCATGTTACCAATGAAGTTGTGCCCATAAGTCAAGTGCCCATGATTATTGGTAATCGTACAGAAAGATTGGCAACTGTTGATTCAGAATTATTGTCCTCCATAAAGTCAGGAAAAGGCAATCAATATCAATTGTTTAGTTCAATTGATTCAAAAGGAATCGAAGAAGAAGTGCTTAAAGGATTGGATTCTTCAATATTGGTAATGTATCAACATTTCAAAAGCGCTTTAAAAAATAAAACACTATTAGAACCTAAAAATGATTGTGCTGATTTCTATTATGAGCAATTAATTAAAGTGGCAGAATTAGACAGATTACATTCTACCATGCGAAGAAATTATGCTGCAGTCTTACAAGACGAATCCCAACAGGTTATGAATAATTGGATTGGAATGGATATCAAACAAATGAGTCTATCTGTTAAATCAAGAGTTAATAAATATGGAGTTTATCCACGTTATCTTGAACGAGCTATGGAGCTTTTAGGGAGTAATCATTATATGTATAAGTCCTTACAATCAAGAAAGTATTTTTTTGAAGGTTACCTTTCCAATTTATCTAATCGCAATGCTAATAAAGTGGAAGGTCAAAAGGCTATGGCTTTGTTTGATCTTTCACTTCAATGGCAATCAGATTTGCCTCACGTATATTGGCAGAAAAGTTTAATATATGGGTATTGCTATTTGCAACTCGACTCTGCCATTTTTTATGCGCGTAAAGCTATGGAACTACAGCGCTCATGGCTATTACCTTGCTATACTACTGCGGTACTTTTTAGTAGAATTCCAAAATCTATAGATAATGCAGTTCCTTTTTTGGAAGAAGCAGTAAGTATAGATTCTAATTCCGTAATGGTATGGCAAGCCTATGGAGATTATTGGAATTTAAAAAATGAGTTAGTAAAAGCTGAGCAGTGTTATAAAAAGGCGATCCTAGCTGATTCGATTCAGTCAGTACCTTATTTAAATATTTCTTCACTTTATCAAAAATTAAATAGATATGACGATGCTGAATTAATGATTAATAAGGCTTTAACATTAGATTCAACGCAACCGGAAGTTTATGGAAATTATGGTTTGTTGTTAAAGAAAATGAAAAGATTTGCTGAGGCTGAAATCATCTTAAAAAAATCTTTAAAACTAGACCCTTTACAATCAAATGTTTGGGGGACTTTAGGGTTGGTTTATGCTATTCTTAATCAATATGAAGATGCTGAAATGGCGTTTGATAAAGCAATAAAAAATGATTCACGTAACCTCAACGCACAAATCAACATGGTTTGCTTGTTGTCCATTCAAAAGAAGAAAGATAAAGCATTTGAATATTTGTATGAAGCTTTCAAAAATGGATTCAAGGATTACAACGGACTTCAGGAAGACCCTGATCTTGCTTATCTACGAAGCCTGCCCGAATGGGAAGCATTGATAGCTAAATATTTTCCAGAGAAAATGAAATGA